A region from the Mesorhizobium huakuii genome encodes:
- a CDS encoding LysR family transcriptional regulator, giving the protein MSSKTRERPRLIVEGPRAAQQQQMLASIDLNLLLSLEALLEHRNVTHAARHVRLSQPSMSRALTRLRGIFNDDLLVRGSIGLVPTPQAERLAQMLPPVLDALRGMVNRQGKWRSKTIMAMPDHQALILLPPLLPLLREHAPNLDIVTGSFLAGALRRLEQGEIDLAVGQIGGTPPGFFRRRLYTDRFACLLRYDHPALAQEWTMETFAGLRQAAIASDSKDGFGRVHDELVTLHLQDRDPVLVSNLLTAAVAIAATDLVLIVPHRVATRIAALLPLAIVDPPVELTPYEVGLIWHERCHRDPEHHWLRHKIAVAALAGTEPTHASKVRGQTTDASSCPSGGDAVPTQ; this is encoded by the coding sequence ATGTCTTCAAAAACGCGTGAGCGGCCACGACTGATCGTCGAGGGCCCTCGCGCCGCACAGCAACAGCAAATGCTGGCATCCATTGACCTGAACTTACTGTTGTCTCTTGAGGCGCTGCTGGAGCACCGTAACGTCACGCATGCGGCTCGGCACGTGCGCTTGAGCCAACCGTCGATGAGCCGAGCGTTGACAAGGCTGCGTGGCATTTTCAATGACGATCTTTTGGTTCGCGGCTCGATCGGCCTGGTCCCGACGCCGCAGGCCGAACGGTTGGCCCAAATGCTGCCGCCGGTGTTGGATGCGCTCCGCGGGATGGTGAACCGCCAGGGGAAATGGCGATCAAAGACGATAATGGCGATGCCCGACCACCAGGCGCTGATCTTGCTGCCGCCTCTCCTACCCCTGCTGCGCGAGCACGCGCCTAATCTCGACATCGTCACCGGCTCGTTTTTAGCCGGCGCGCTCCGGCGGCTTGAGCAAGGCGAGATCGATCTGGCCGTTGGGCAGATCGGTGGCACTCCACCGGGCTTCTTTCGGCGCAGGCTCTATACTGACCGCTTCGCCTGCCTGCTACGCTACGACCACCCAGCCCTCGCGCAGGAATGGACGATGGAGACCTTCGCTGGCCTGCGCCAGGCCGCCATTGCCTCGGATTCCAAGGACGGCTTCGGCCGGGTGCATGATGAACTGGTCACGTTACACCTCCAAGATCGCGATCCGGTGCTGGTTTCCAACCTCCTGACGGCCGCTGTGGCCATCGCGGCGACCGATCTGGTGCTGATTGTACCACACCGCGTCGCGACACGGATCGCCGCCTTGCTCCCCCTAGCGATTGTCGATCCGCCGGTGGAACTGACGCCTTACGAGGTTGGGCTGATTTGGCACGAGCGTTGCCATCGCGACCCAGAGCATCACTGGCTCCGCCACAAGATTGCCGTCGCAGCGTTGGCGGGAACAGAGCCGACGCATGCATCGAAAGTGAGAGGGCAAACGACTGATGCTTCGTCTTGTCCGTCGGGAGGCGACGCTGTGCCAACGCAGTGA
- a CDS encoding helix-turn-helix domain-containing protein translates to MAQIASSLRQIEILEHRLLRLGRSAQIVIVDCRESEQHKHGHAKLSSGLVQLALVSEDRLDRKAIFSNGYSDYLMWPLIKQEVLSRLTACVAQIARHSAPLFFSADPLVQKACDLLAQRVDQQIALSKLARIAGTNKTTLVNRFEASFGCGPMTWLRHYRMTEAAARLRSGHESVAEVAESFGYENSNNFSTAFKAIHGLSPLRYRKMVARREKSV, encoded by the coding sequence TTGGCACAAATCGCGAGTTCTCTGCGGCAGATCGAAATCCTTGAGCACCGTCTGTTGCGGCTAGGGCGCTCCGCGCAAATCGTCATCGTCGATTGCCGCGAATCGGAGCAACATAAGCACGGTCATGCGAAGCTCTCTTCCGGACTGGTGCAACTGGCCCTGGTTTCCGAAGACAGGCTGGACCGAAAGGCGATTTTCTCTAACGGGTATTCCGATTACCTGATGTGGCCGCTGATCAAGCAGGAAGTTCTGAGCAGACTTACCGCCTGCGTCGCTCAGATCGCGCGGCATTCTGCCCCGCTATTCTTCTCAGCCGATCCCCTCGTTCAGAAGGCGTGCGATCTGCTGGCGCAGCGGGTCGATCAGCAGATCGCCCTCAGCAAACTGGCGCGCATAGCCGGGACCAATAAGACAACGCTCGTCAACCGCTTCGAGGCTTCCTTTGGCTGCGGGCCTATGACCTGGTTACGGCACTACCGGATGACGGAGGCTGCCGCCCGCTTGCGAAGCGGGCATGAAAGCGTCGCCGAGGTCGCGGAATCCTTTGGCTACGAGAACAGCAACAACTTCTCCACGGCATTCAAGGCGATTCATGGGCTCTCACCGCTCCGCTATCGCAAAATGGTAGCGCGCAGAGAAAAGTCTGTCTGA
- a CDS encoding glutamate acetyltransferase, with protein sequence MNPFEKTSAGLFLVVGPPSSGPLEAERICSALIQKLSEGPTLNLDASTWQNAMQMVPNQVETATTSMTLNRTMAVAELPDAFASICANAADGAKAAFDLAKPISIYLSKYDEPTAFNCLILDQSDSAEIHLSLTCLAVFDRGSLGSFALTSTLLKASLNLSNKHTQSTIAQVFGRFGPPSDSPYYLRVLP encoded by the coding sequence ATGAACCCATTCGAGAAAACAAGTGCGGGCCTTTTCCTGGTGGTCGGCCCGCCGAGCAGCGGACCGCTCGAAGCGGAGAGGATTTGCTCTGCCTTGATTCAGAAGCTATCCGAAGGCCCCACTCTGAATTTGGATGCTAGTACGTGGCAGAACGCCATGCAAATGGTACCGAACCAGGTGGAAACCGCCACGACTTCGATGACGCTGAACCGCACGATGGCCGTTGCGGAATTACCCGATGCCTTTGCTTCAATTTGCGCGAATGCTGCCGACGGCGCCAAAGCGGCGTTCGATCTGGCGAAGCCAATCAGTATTTATCTGAGCAAATACGACGAACCGACTGCATTCAATTGCCTCATCCTGGATCAATCCGACTCCGCGGAAATCCATTTATCTTTAACCTGCCTTGCTGTTTTCGACCGTGGAAGCCTTGGCAGTTTCGCCCTCACCTCCACTTTGCTGAAGGCGTCCCTGAACCTGTCAAACAAGCATACGCAGTCCACTATCGCGCAGGTTTTCGGCCGCTTCGGGCCGCCGAGTGACTCACCGTACTACCTGCGCGTCTTGCCCTGA
- a CDS encoding zf-TFIIB domain-containing protein: protein MKCPIDDVALVMSERQGIEVDYCPKCRGVWLDRGELDKIIERSAAIEAPSRYAEEPRFREETQRDGSRGDRDHSYSNHRKKKSMLGELFDF, encoded by the coding sequence ATGAAATGTCCGATCGATGATGTCGCGCTCGTGATGTCCGAACGCCAGGGGATTGAGGTGGACTACTGCCCAAAATGCCGGGGTGTCTGGCTTGACCGAGGCGAACTCGACAAAATCATCGAACGCTCCGCCGCAATTGAAGCCCCGTCACGATATGCCGAAGAACCGCGCTTCCGGGAGGAGACACAGCGTGATGGATCACGCGGTGATCGCGATCACTCCTATTCCAACCACAGAAAGAAAAAGTCGATGCTTGGAGAGCTTTTCGATTTCTAG
- a CDS encoding NAD(P)/FAD-dependent oxidoreductase, with the protein MRFGVIIIGGGYAGMAAALQLLRARRQVLIIDAGQRRNRFASHSHGFLTQDGADPAEIANRAREQLSRYGTLSWIDRTAERAEGTRDAFKVTLADGNVAEGNRLLFATGVSDALPDVEGLAERWGRSVFQCPYCYGYELEQGRLGVIATGAGSLHQALFLPEWGDVTLMTNGALSPGNGERAELRQPRPEDRGTADCAAGRRSRCSIGGWTGAVICGALHDFTLSARDTPCRNTRLRIGGDVVRVANQGRPAEGDQRGRPVEREVRLFTAWMRPVQLHHIGIIRRFGNDADDDPSWPCDPEPLRAAHCFDYFPLFWRGLVWFHEGYWPALSAMKQELSFTPEAERRN; encoded by the coding sequence ATGCGTTTTGGAGTGATCATCATCGGGGGCGGCTACGCCGGAATGGCCGCCGCCCTGCAGTTGCTCCGGGCGCGGCGCCAGGTCCTCATCATCGATGCCGGGCAGCGTCGCAACCGCTTCGCCAGCCACTCGCATGGCTTCCTGACGCAGGACGGTGCCGATCCCGCTGAGATCGCCAATCGTGCACGCGAGCAGTTGTCGAGATACGGGACGTTGAGCTGGATCGACAGAACGGCCGAAAGGGCAGAGGGAACACGCGATGCCTTCAAAGTGACGCTGGCCGACGGGAACGTGGCCGAGGGCAACCGTCTCCTCTTTGCCACCGGCGTTTCCGATGCGCTGCCGGACGTGGAAGGGCTGGCGGAGCGATGGGGTAGAAGCGTTTTCCAATGCCCCTACTGCTACGGCTACGAACTCGAGCAGGGCAGGCTTGGCGTCATCGCCACCGGAGCCGGTTCTTTGCACCAGGCCCTGTTTCTACCGGAGTGGGGAGACGTGACTCTGATGACCAACGGCGCGCTGAGCCCCGGCAACGGCGAGCGGGCAGAACTTCGCCAACCGCGGCCTGAAGATCGAGGAACGGCTGATTGCGCGGCTGGAAGGCGAAGCCGATGTTCGATTGGCGGATGGACAGGTGCTGTCATTTGCGGGGCTCTTCACGACTTCACGCTGTCGGCCCGCGACACCCCTTGCAGAAACACTCGGCTGCGAATTGGAGGAGATGTCGTTCGGGTGGCAAATCAAGGCCGACCCGCAGAAGGAGACCAGCGAGGCCGGCCCGTGGAAAGAGAGGTGCGCCTGTTTACTGCCTGGATGCGTCCGGTGCAACTCCACCATATCGGGATAATCCGTCGTTTCGGAAATGACGCTGATGATGATCCGTCGTGGCCCTGTGATCCGGAGCCCCTTCGAGCGGCACATTGCTTCGACTATTTCCCTTTGTTCTGGCGCGGGCTGGTTTGGTTCCATGAGGGCTATTGGCCCGCACTTTCCGCTATGAAGCAAGAGCTCAGTTTCACGCCGGAGGCAGAACGGCGCAACTGA
- a CDS encoding nitrate reductase: protein MNRFANPFAPRRALPEKTRQIKVWVRELCKLDDAVVVSITELACRDDDCPDIETVIGIMRPGKKIETIRIHRSIAEVMREDVAGAVSDRNRALPD from the coding sequence ATGAATCGTTTCGCGAACCCGTTCGCGCCGCGCCGGGCGCTTCCGGAAAAGACTCGGCAGATCAAGGTCTGGGTGCGCGAGCTTTGTAAGCTGGACGATGCTGTCGTCGTGTCGATCACCGAGCTCGCCTGCCGCGATGATGATTGTCCCGACATAGAGACCGTCATCGGGATCATGCGGCCGGGCAAGAAGATCGAGACGATCCGCATCCACCGGTCCATCGCAGAGGTAATGAGGGAGGATGTCGCCGGGGCTGTCAGCGACCGGAATCGAGCACTCCCGGACTGA
- a CDS encoding CobW family GTP-binding protein translates to MSAQPAEQTPVTVLTGYLGAGKTTLLNRILSEQHGKKYAVIVNEFGEVGIDNDLIVDADEEVFEMNNGCICCTVRGDLIRIIEGLMRRKDRFDAILIETTGLADPAPVAQTFFVDEEVRQKTKLDAIVTVVDAKHLLGEIDQAHEAQEQLAFADIVILNKTDLVTVEELAAVEARIRKINPTATIRQSTRCDVPLDQVLNRGAFDLDRVLEFEPDFLEGDHDHDHDDHVTSFSLVTEQPLDPKKFLPWVQMITQRFGMDILRVKGILSFKDDDDRFVVQAVHMLLEGDHQRPWKDNEQRVSRLVFIGRNLPKDIIEDGFLKCRAEPDHVTALSV, encoded by the coding sequence ATGTCCGCCCAACCTGCTGAACAAACACCCGTCACCGTGCTCACCGGTTATCTCGGCGCCGGCAAGACGACGCTCTTGAACCGCATCCTCTCCGAACAGCACGGCAAGAAATACGCCGTGATCGTCAACGAGTTCGGTGAAGTCGGCATCGACAATGACCTCATCGTCGATGCCGACGAAGAAGTGTTCGAGATGAACAATGGCTGCATCTGCTGCACCGTACGCGGTGACCTGATCCGCATCATCGAGGGGCTGATGCGGCGCAAGGATCGCTTCGACGCCATCCTCATCGAGACGACTGGCCTCGCCGACCCGGCACCGGTCGCACAGACCTTCTTCGTCGACGAAGAGGTGCGCCAGAAGACGAAGCTGGACGCTATTGTTACCGTGGTCGACGCCAAGCATCTGCTGGGCGAGATCGACCAGGCCCATGAGGCGCAGGAACAGCTTGCCTTCGCCGACATCGTGATCCTCAACAAGACCGATCTGGTGACGGTCGAGGAACTGGCCGCCGTCGAGGCGCGCATCCGCAAGATCAACCCGACGGCGACGATCAGGCAGTCCACGCGCTGCGACGTGCCGCTCGACCAGGTGCTCAACCGCGGAGCCTTCGACTTGGACCGCGTTCTGGAATTCGAGCCGGACTTCCTGGAGGGAGACCACGATCATGACCATGATGATCATGTCACGAGCTTCTCGCTTGTCACCGAGCAGCCGCTCGACCCGAAAAAATTCCTGCCCTGGGTGCAGATGATCACGCAGCGCTTCGGCATGGATATCCTGCGCGTGAAGGGTATCCTCTCCTTCAAGGACGATGACGATCGCTTCGTGGTTCAGGCCGTTCACATGCTGCTCGAAGGCGATCACCAGCGCCCCTGGAAGGACAATGAGCAGCGCGTCAGCCGTCTCGTCTTCATCGGCCGCAACCTGCCGAAGGACATTATTGAGGACGGCTTCCTGAAGTGCCGGGCCGAACCGGATCACGTCACCGCGCTGAGCGTATAA
- a CDS encoding CobW family GTP-binding protein, giving the protein MDKIPVFVLTGFLGAGKSTLLDRLLADPAFCDTAVIINEFGDVALDHDLVRVGETQVARTTTGCLCCTIGSDIRSTLHELHVLAGAGEISFDRVIVETTGLADPAPLVNQLMPGGSPAFGLRDHLVARNFVVERNFELAGVVTLFDIVTGELSIENHFEAAKQIAFADRIVLTKSDLASDPASLRDIESLRARLAALNPAAPIDNSHQSGFDPAELFQRRVYAPASLGDDVIGWLALEEAIRGDGGHGSNGTAKPGASPFARRGGRIRTFAITRESPIGRDAFQTFLGLLSMSARPRLLRVKGLLHDRDEPQRPRVIHAVQHVVYPPAILDGWPSADRHTRLVFITDGIDPEPVRQLFEAALDGKPIKAGRALRQLASAVAETFRSGATQLARALTG; this is encoded by the coding sequence ATGGATAAGATACCGGTCTTCGTGTTGACCGGCTTTCTTGGCGCCGGAAAATCGACTCTTCTGGATCGGCTGCTCGCCGATCCGGCCTTTTGCGACACGGCTGTCATCATTAACGAGTTCGGCGACGTCGCGCTCGACCACGACCTCGTGCGCGTCGGCGAAACGCAGGTTGCCCGCACGACGACAGGATGCCTCTGCTGCACGATCGGCAGCGATATTCGCTCGACCCTGCACGAACTCCACGTGTTGGCGGGCGCCGGCGAGATCTCCTTTGACCGCGTCATCGTCGAAACCACGGGGCTCGCCGATCCGGCGCCCCTGGTGAACCAGCTCATGCCGGGCGGCTCCCCGGCCTTTGGTCTGCGCGATCATCTTGTCGCGCGAAATTTCGTTGTCGAGCGAAATTTCGAGCTGGCGGGCGTCGTCACCCTCTTCGACATCGTCACGGGCGAACTATCGATCGAAAACCATTTTGAGGCCGCCAAGCAGATCGCTTTCGCCGACCGCATCGTCCTGACCAAGTCCGATCTGGCGAGCGATCCGGCCTCGCTTCGGGATATCGAGAGCCTCAGGGCACGGCTGGCTGCGCTCAATCCCGCTGCGCCGATCGACAACTCCCACCAGTCCGGATTCGATCCCGCCGAGCTGTTTCAGCGACGCGTTTATGCACCCGCATCGCTCGGCGACGACGTGATCGGCTGGCTGGCGCTCGAGGAAGCCATCCGCGGTGATGGCGGTCACGGTTCGAATGGGACCGCCAAGCCGGGAGCATCCCCCTTCGCGCGCCGCGGGGGACGAATCCGCACCTTTGCGATCACCCGTGAGTCGCCGATCGGACGAGACGCATTCCAGACGTTTCTTGGCCTGCTGTCGATGTCCGCGCGACCTCGACTGCTCAGGGTCAAGGGTCTTCTACACGACCGCGATGAGCCGCAACGCCCCCGCGTCATTCATGCGGTCCAGCACGTCGTCTACCCGCCGGCAATCCTCGACGGCTGGCCGAGCGCAGATCGCCACACCCGCCTCGTCTTCATCACCGACGGCATCGACCCGGAGCCGGTGCGGCAGCTCTTTGAAGCCGCCCTTGACGGCAAGCCGATCAAGGCAGGACGGGCGCTGAGGCAACTCGCCTCGGCTGTTGCAGAAACCTTCAGATCAGGGGCGACCCAGTTGGCGCGCGCCCTGACTGGTTGA